The Zingiber officinale cultivar Zhangliang chromosome 10A, Zo_v1.1, whole genome shotgun sequence genome contains a region encoding:
- the LOC122026692 gene encoding uncharacterized protein LOC122026692 — protein sequence MLPNDHNLPSSMKQYENCISCPRCGLSRWKLNKNKVEKKGVPAKVVWYFPPIPRFKRMFKSLETSRNLTWHADSTRVVGQLRHPVDSPSWKLVDHMWPDFESEPRNLRLALAADGINPHSNLSSRYSCWPIMLVNYNLPLNMCMKRKYIMLTMLISGPKQPGNDIDVYLEVLVEDLQRLWEGVDGVYDAYRRQFFTLKAVLLWTINDFPAYGNLSGCTTHGYYACPICGEDTYARHLENGKKMSFAGHRRFLSRFHPYRRQMKEFNGMEELGEAARPLSGIKLFDKLSDIRHCLDVMHIEKNVFESLINTLMNVKGKTKDNVAARLDMVEMGIRPELTPIVGEKRTYLPLAACSFTKKEKLQVYKSLKDIKVPEGFSSNMNNIVCMDQLKLTCLKSHDCHVLMQHFLPIVIRDALPKHVRYAIIRLCFFFKDICCKVIDVAKLDKLQSDLVVTLCLLEQYFPPSFFDIMLHLTVHLVREVRLCRPVYFRWMYPFERCMKVLKSYVGSQKHPEGCIVQRYLAEEAIEFCSEYLNGVDPIGAPQSIRDSKTNISGLQACNTPIIVQQVDLQQAHLTVLENMEEVAVEIDSCNGGTTSTLTWLAHGPRVQILKYNSYVINGNLYQTKARDDDRVCQNSGVSLVANTMLVCSAKDKNPLLADVSFYGVIEEIWELDYHQFHIPLFKCAWVANDKGIINNDECGFTLVNLNKRGHKNDDFVLASQVNQVFYIDDPLKKGWSIVLPVPNRCYEEDDDDWSSIPDSRPIDDVNTHCIPAHERYFRSEIEGVWVTKKQK from the exons atgctaccAAATGATCACAATCTACCATCCTCAAT GAAGCAATATGAAAACTGCATAAGTTGCCCTAGATGTGGTTTGTCACGGTGGAAGCTAAACAAAAACAAGGTTGAGAAGAAAGGTGTTCCTGCTAAGGTGGTTTGGTATTTCCCTCCCATTCCAAGATTTAagcgcatgtttaaatctttagagACCTCGAGAAATTTAACATGGCATGCAGATTCTACAAGAGTTGTTGGTCAGTTACGTCATCCAGTTGATTCACCATCATGGAAGTTGGTGGATCATATGTGGCCTGACTTTGAAAGTGAGCCAAGAAATCTTCGCCTAGCACTTGCAGCTGATGGCATTAATCCTCATAGCAACCTTAGCAGTCGGTACAGTTGTTGGCCAATCATGTTGGTCAACTATAATTTACCTCTAAATATGTGTATGAAGAGGAAATACATCATGCTAACTATGCTCATTTCAGGGCCTAAGCAGcctggaaatgatattgatgtctaTCTGGAGGTGCTAGTTGAAGATTTGCAACGATTGtgggaaggagttgatggagtcTATGATGCTTATCGCAGGCAGTTCTTCACTCTTAAAGCAGTCTTATTATGGACCATCAATGACTTTCCTGCATATGGTAACCTTAGTGGATGTACTACACATGGTTATTATGCATGTCCAATATGCGGAGAAGATACTTATGCAAGACACTTGGAAAATGGGAAGAAAATGTCATTTGCTGGCCATAGAAGATTCCTATCACGGTTTCATCCATATCGTAGGCAAATGAAGGAGTTTAATGGCATGGAGGAACTTGGAGAAGCAGCTAGACCATTATCTGGGATTAAGTTGTTTGACAAACTTTCTGACATAAG GCATTGTCTTGATGTTATGCATATCGAGAAAAATGTCTTTGAATCCCTCATTAATACTTTGATGAATGTTAAAGGAAAAACCAAGGATAATGTGGCAGCTAGGTTGGACATGGTTGAGATGGGAATTAGACCTGAATTAACACCTATAGTTGGGGAGAAAAGAACATATCTTCCTCTTGCTGCGTGCTCATtcacaaaaaaagaaaagttgcAAGTGTACAAGTCATTAAAGGATATAAAAGTTCCAGAAGGTTTCTCTTCGAACATGAATAATATTGTGTGCATGGATCAGTTGAAGTTGACTTGCTTGAAATCCCATGATTGTCATGTTTTAATGCAGCATTTCTTGCCAATAGTCATACGTGATGCACTGCCAAAACATGTTAGATATGCCATCATAAGATTATGCTTCTTCTTCAAAGATATTTGTTGCAAGGTTATAGATGTAGCAAAGTTAGATAAGCTGCAATCTGACTTGGTTGTTACACTTTGCTTATTGGAGCAATATTTTCCCCCATCTTTCTTCGATATCATGCTTCACTTAACTGTCCATCTTGTTCGAGAAGTCCGATTATGTAGACCAGTTTActtcagatggatgtatccatttgaaagatgcATGAAGGTTCTTAAGAGTTATGTGGGCAGTCAAAAACATCCTGAAGGTTGCATTGTTCAGAGATATTTAGCAGAAGAAGCAattgagttttgttcagaatACCTTAATGGCGTTGATCCTATTGGAGCCCCTCAATCAATTCGAGACTCAAAAACAAATATTTCTGGCTTGCAAGCATGCAACACACCAATTATAGTGCAACAAGTTGATCTGCAACAAGCACATTTGACTGTGCTAGAAAATATGGAAGAA GTGGCTGTTGAAATTGACAGTTGCAATGGTGGAACAACATCGACATTAACATGGTTGGCCCATGGACCGCGTGTGCAAATCCTTAAGTATAATAGTTATGTGATAAATGGTAATTTATACCAAACAAAGGCGCGGGATGATGACAGAGTTTGCCAAAACAGTGGGGTTTCTTTAGTTGCCAACACcatgcttgtatgtagtgctAAAGATAAGAATCCCTTGTTAGCTGATGTGTCTTTCTATGGAGTGATTGAAGAAATATGGGAATTAGACTATCATCAATTTCATATTCCTCTTTTCAAGTGTGCGTGGGTTGCAAATGACAAAGGAATAATCAACAACGATGAATGTGGCTTCACCTTAGTCAATTTAAACAAACGAGGACACAAGAATGACGATTTTGTGCTTGCAAGTCAAGTCAACCAAGTCTTTTATATTGATGACCCATTAAAAAAGGGGTGGTCAATTGTGCTTCCAGTTCCAAATAGATGTTATGAGGAAGATGATGATGATTGGAGCAGTATTCCAGATTCTCGACCAATTGATGATGTTAATACTCATTGTATTCCTGCACATGAAAGATATTTTAGATCAGAAATTGAGGGTGTATGGGTCACAAAAAAGCAAAAATGA